DNA from Halomonas sp. GFAJ-1:
GAATCTTCTTATTACGATGCACGCTGCCTTCGATGACCATACAACCGGCGATGGCACCAATCTTCGGCGCGCGGAAGACGTCGCGTACTTCAGCAACACCCACGATCTCTTCTTTCCATTCAGGTGCGAGCATACCGCTCATCGCCTGTTTGACTTCGTCGATCAGCTGGTAGATGACGCTGTAGTAGCGCAGATCCAGACCTTCACGTTCGATGATCTCGCGGGCAGCCGCGTCGGCACGGACGTTAAAGCCAACCACGATAGCCTCAGAGGCAAGCGCCAAGTTGGCATCAGTGCCGGTAATACCACCAACACCCGAGGAGACCACGGCCACTTCAACTTCACCGGTGGAGAGCTCTTCCAGGGCGCCTTTGATAGCTTCCAGCGAGCCTTGAACGTCAGCCTTGAGGACGATGTTGACCTTGGCCACTTCATCTTGGCCCATCTGGCTAAACATGTTCTCCAGCTTGGCCTTCTGCTGACGTGCCAGGCGCACTTCGCGGTATTTGCCTTGACGGAAGTTAGCGACTTCACGAGCTTTCTTCTCGTCGGCGACAACCATGAAGTCATCACCGGCATCCGGCGTACCGCCCAAGCCTTGAATCTCTACCGGCATGGCGGGGCCAACCGCATCAACTTGCTGGGCAAGTTCGTTGGTTAACGCACGCACACGGCCGTAGTGCAGGCCAGCCAGGACGATATCGCCCTTTTTCAGCGTACCGTTTTGAACCAGTACGGTAGCCACTGGACCACGCCCTTTATCAAGACGAGATTCAACTACAACGCCCTTACCCGGCGCGGAAGGCACGGCCTTAAGCTCAAGCACTTCGGAGGCCAGCTGGATCGCTTCCAGCAGCTCTTCCATGCCTTCACCTGTCTTAGCAGACACGTGAACAAACTGGGTATCACCGCCCCACTCTTCTGAAATCACGCCGTGTTGCGAGAGCTCATTACGAATGCGGTCGAAGTCGGCACCGACCTTATCTACTTTGTTCACCGCAACGACCATGGGAACTTCAGCAGCTTTGGAGTGCTCGATGGCTTCAATGGTTTGGGGCATCACGCCGTCATCGGCGGCCACCACCAGGATTACCACGTCAGTTGCCTTGGCACCGCGGGCACGCATGGCGGTAAACGCTGCGTGGCCTGGGGTATCCAGGAAGGTCACGCCACCGTGCTCATCCTCGACATGGTAAGCACCGATGTGCTGGGTAATACCGCCCGCTTCGCCAGTAGCTACTTTGGCTTTACGGATGTAATCCAGTAGCGAGGTTTTACCGTGGTCAACGTGACCCATAACGGTCACCACCGGTGAGCGGGTGATCTCTTCGCCTTCGTAGGAGATGCCTTCG
Protein-coding regions in this window:
- a CDS encoding translation initiation factor IF-2 yields the protein MSDMTVKDFAVKVGRDVPRLLEQMKEAGLQHASEGDAVSEEDKQKLLSFLKKSHGGSEVDASKNRITLTRKTRSRIKTGERGKTIEVQVRKKKTYVKSAESEKPKAAEPSYTGPRQLVGDMAEAEAERKVSDAREAEEKAAAQKARAAQVAEATARSNKEAEAARSQKEIDSRPRTAKAPATPDVAVPNLEIDDTPSPDDMPPAPPKEGRTDRRTAPPKKAAAKKKGRDDADDRGDREERKRGGAGKKVKRAEQRRGGRRGGNQTGNGKHAFQKPTQPIVREVSIPESISVAELADKMSIKANEVIKAMFNMGAAVTINQTIDQDTAAIVVEEMGHKVKMVKDDALETEMLEGISYEGEEITRSPVVTVMGHVDHGKTSLLDYIRKAKVATGEAGGITQHIGAYHVEDEHGGVTFLDTPGHAAFTAMRARGAKATDVVILVVAADDGVMPQTIEAIEHSKAAEVPMVVAVNKVDKVGADFDRIRNELSQHGVISEEWGGDTQFVHVSAKTGEGMEELLEAIQLASEVLELKAVPSAPGKGVVVESRLDKGRGPVATVLVQNGTLKKGDIVLAGLHYGRVRALTNELAQQVDAVGPAMPVEIQGLGGTPDAGDDFMVVADEKKAREVANFRQGKYREVRLARQQKAKLENMFSQMGQDEVAKVNIVLKADVQGSLEAIKGALEELSTGEVEVAVVSSGVGGITGTDANLALASEAIVVGFNVRADAAAREIIEREGLDLRYYSVIYQLIDEVKQAMSGMLAPEWKEEIVGVAEVRDVFRAPKIGAIAGCMVIEGSVHRNKKIRVLRDDVVIYEGELESLRRFKDDVQEVRNGMECGIGVKNYNDVQVGDKIEVFDQVKVERSL